The Gammaproteobacteria bacterium nucleotide sequence GTTGGCCGATGGGACCGGCGTATTTGCTGGATGTGGTCGGCATTGACACTGGTTACCACGCCACTGCGGTGATGGCCGAAGGCTTCCCTGACCGTATGGCAAGAGATTTTCGGAGCGCCTTGGATGTGCTCTACGAAAATGAACGATTTGGTCAGAAAAATGGACGAGGCTTCTATGCTTACGAGCCCGATAAAAAAGGCAAACCGAAAAAGCAATTGGATGAAACTGTGTTTGACTTGCTCAAACCCGTCTGCGGGTCGCCACGAGAATTCTCCGAGCAAGAAATCATTGAACGGATGATGTTGCCGATGTTGATTGAAGTCGTTCGGTGTGTTGAGGAGGGCATCGTGGCCACTGTGGCGGAAGCCGATCTTGGTTTGATTTATGGTCTGGGATTCCCACCGTTCAGGGGTGGTCCGCTTCGTTATATCGACAGTCTGGGTATCAAAACCATTGTCGATATGGCGGATAAATATGCCGAGTTAGGCGTGATGTATCAGCCGACGGAAGGCATGCGTCAGATGGCGGCGGAAGGCCGTGGCTTTTATCCTAAACACGCATGAGCGGGGGAAAACTGATGAAAAACGTAGTCATCGTGGATGCAGTTCGTACTGCCATGGGCCGCTCCAAGGGGGGCATGTTTCGGAACGTCCGGGCCGAGGAAATGTCAGCCCAGCTCATTCGGGCTTTACTGGCTCGCAATCCGAGCGTTGAGCCGGCCGAGATTGAGGATGTGATCTGGGGATGCGTACAACAAACGCTTGAGCAGGGCTTCAATATTGCCCGCAATGCTGCATTGCTGGCTGAGTTGCCGCATCATGTCGCTGCCCAAACCGTCAACCGGTTGTGTGGTTCCTCCATGCAGGCATTGCACAGCGCGGCACAGGCGATAATGACTGGTCATGGCGATGTGTTCATTGTGGGTGGTGTTGAGCATATGGGGCATGTGCCGATGAACCATGGGATTGATTTTGATCCCAAGTTGGCGCGTTATACGGCGCGTGCTTCAGGCATGATGGGACTGACGGCTGAAATGTTGGCTCGCATACACAACATTTCACGGCAAGCACAGGATGAGTTCGGCTATCGATCACACCAGCGTGCGCATCAGGCAACCGTTGAAGGGCGGTTTAAGGATGAAATTGTTCCCATTGAGGGACATGACCAGACAGGTGCGTTGGTGAAATGTGATCGTGATGAAGTGATCCGCCCAGATACTTCACTCGAAGATATGGCGAAGCTGAAGCCGGTATTCGACCCGGTGAATGGCACCGTGACTGCGGGCACCTCTTCTGCAATTTCGGATGGCGCTTCTGCACTACTTGTGATGTC carries:
- the fadA gene encoding acetyl-CoA C-acyltransferase FadA; this encodes MKNVVIVDAVRTAMGRSKGGMFRNVRAEEMSAQLIRALLARNPSVEPAEIEDVIWGCVQQTLEQGFNIARNAALLAELPHHVAAQTVNRLCGSSMQALHSAAQAIMTGHGDVFIVGGVEHMGHVPMNHGIDFDPKLARYTARASGMMGLTAEMLARIHNISRQAQDEFGYRSHQRAHQATVEGRFKDEIVPIEGHDQTGALVKCDRDEVIRPDTSLEDMAKLKPVFDPVNGTVTAGTSSAISDGASALLVMSEEKAKALGLEPLARIRAMGVAGIEPAIMGYGPVPAVKKTLKRAGMQLSDIDLIELNEAFAAQSLAVLKGLDLLDVMDEKVNLNGGAIALGHPLGCSGARIITTLLYLMKSQNKQTGLATMCIGLGQGIATVLERV